A genomic stretch from Megachile rotundata isolate GNS110a chromosome 1, iyMegRotu1, whole genome shotgun sequence includes:
- the LOC100879555 gene encoding HEAT repeat-containing protein 5B isoform X2, whose product MMMELSHSLTLNEDALNQIPEAKRPVFIFEWLRFLDKVLIAAQKSDIKGCQQKLVEQLTKHMQGAPGPPTRRLIARCLATLFSVGDTFLLFDTVNKCNDILRNKDDSPSFLPTKLAAICCVGCMYEKLGRMMGRSYEETVQILIKSLRSAESQTRIEIMHTLEKVCAGMGSAITNVHKEIYKISRHYLTDRVMAVRCAAAKCLLEMLNHAPFLYTTEIESVATLCFRAFEGSNYEVRCAVAKLLGTLVAMTQLPTPKGKNPSVTQNKNCKQISLDEVLNILMSGFLRGGVGFLKGTGEIIKGNSSVNREVRVGVTHAYVVFVQMLGGSWLERNIGALIAHVLELVTNPKAASSHVDAVYSRKCVNFILHGTIGKLLGEGAQAAACKEIAHIILKQMNSIDFSPENAKDCNQETLFSQHLLVCALQEMGNLILGLGTTACNLLSDQSLSLIDTIMAVLIHPCQAARLAASWCLRCICVAVPSQITPLIDRCVDGIENMRSSPEAIAGYSSALAAVLGSVRLSPLGVPHTKGKIIFNTAEELLRSASQNSRLSLNRTHAGWLLIGAIMTLGTAVVKGLLPRMLLLWRNSFPRSNKELESEKARGDAFTWQVTLEGRAGALSAMHSFLLHCPELLNDDITRRLLTPIESALAMLTNLSPVLKNYGQQLKAPAAMVRLRLYETLLLLPPQTFEGSYTHLLRMLVSEFTLTENPGNTTTSLLRAVCHANDSVILGTWLQETDHRTIEDQMEPNRRADLEHLQPNSAAGSGALEHNPCCLYRPVPQDEIIPGPLPLGVAVIDLSVSLFGQIFPRVANKHRLQMLDHFSECIKHTKSGRQEAIQMNVFTAVLSGLKGLNEAKTGFGQEDVKKSATNLIISALVSSNSILRWAAGEAVGRMAQVISDPKFTAELAQTSFDRLKSARDVASRTGHSLALGCLHKYVGGMGSSQHLNTSVSILLALAQDNSSPVVQVWALHALALIADSGGPMFRGYVEPTLSLALTLLLNVPHSYIDVHQCIGKVLSALITTIGPELQGNTSTICMARSSFLCACAIMQDHQDPLVQAEATGCLQQLHLFAPRHVNLSSLVPTLCRTLSSNHLLLRKAAISCLRQLAQREAKEVCEHAMTLANESRDTNVVEGLVITETGLPGVLFSMLDTETDSKLIKDIHDTLTSMLQILAADNLSQWLSLCKDVLTIASETCNNEEGNTINVEDGTADNDNTDTEGDDDQAEFHADESSKQRATITPRWPTRVFAAQCVRRIVAACVNNKQTHFDLSLAKEMLITKGKNDFLVLHLSDLVRMAFMAATSDCDPLRLEGLKTLQEIIDKFAKVPEPEFPGHLLLEQFQAQVGAALRPAFAAETASHVTAAACEACSAWIGSGVARDLNDLRRVHQLLVSSLEKLREGHTRPQLYNESLLTLERLAILKAWAEVYVVAMIKDGSALNSKETFNQSPTQIEEGNVEDFGQFEFQTESLLSLVQPELLSLSQYWLAALRDHALLSLPPEFSSQLPHDGGAFYTTDTMESARPHYAESWAPILHAATLWLNAKGFGLEETTNEVQLSNTSNNNNNNNNSDVSTKTNTNVERFHLLFGICMEALCSPRASESTQNIETCLNALYTLLDSSWARKVLMTDRSLPIELCNVLHRMLLTRESYVIQMIVMEVLKQVMKAAQENLAERKKAKLKEIVPAHEESNETQEVDLLGEGEDSGELVPGKSLVFAILEVCLCLLVRQIPALNPNPGGTTAILSQKGYIPSEESGKLIAAALNTMESLPTLCSPQGAIAILPTLLYLATGVIKETAIRTDNECNKISSDAPVHAALHCIKSLSINKFAKDHRSQEQWTSLLQSALAKIIDLAKTGNDETKMDEVTMMLAIAVFVLHATQEVVSAPNLQFPCINHFRHAFQSENIMVKLKCVQTLRTIFLHPERVISTPYIHALAPRLVEYLYSDKSKQVTNDLELSFTLECVSTVEALIGLADLSNRIQMLTLLVPILINYLLEGEQLQHASKYQLSLHQQSFQWLNKIGPKYPQEFKTLMSQSTELKTKLENAVRSTHQQAQRHNRPVDLVKPQIKISTPSIKLKTDFSNFN is encoded by the exons atgatGATGGAGTTGAGTCATAGTTTGACCCTCAATGAGGATGCTCTCAATCAAATCCCAGAGGCCAAACGAccagtttttatatttgaatggTTACGATTTTTGGACAAGGTTTTAATTGCTGCACAAAAG AGTGATATTAAAGGATGTCAGCAGAAGCTAGTAGAACAGTTAACTAAACACATGCAAGGAGCACCTGGACCTCCTACACGAAGACTTATTGCAAGATGTCTTGCTACATTATTTAGTGTTGGCGATACATTTTTGCTCTTTGATACTGTCAATAAATGTAATGATATTCTTAGAAATAAGGATGATTCTCCAAGTTTTCTTCCAACAAAGTT AGCTGCTATATGTTGTGTAGGATGTATGTATGAAAAATTAGGAAGAATGATGGGTAGATCCTATGAGGAAACTGTACAGATTTTGATAAAATCTTTACGTTCTGCAGAATCACAAACACGAATAGAGATTATGCATACTTTAGAAaag GTTTGTGCTGGTATGGGTTCTGCAATTACAAATGTTCATaaggaaatatataaaatttctagACATTATCTCACAGACAGAGTGATGGCTGTAAGATGTGCTGCTGCAAAg tgTCTATTGGAAATGTTAAATCATGCTCCATTTTTATATACTACTGAAATAGAAAGTGTTGCTACACTCTGTTTCCGAGCATTTGAAGGTTCAAATTATGAAGTTAGATGTGCTGTTGCAAAGTTACTTGGTACATTGGTAGCAATGACCCAACTTCCAACACCAAAAGGCAAAAACCCTTCAG taaCTCAAAATAAAAACTGCAAACAAATTTCACTTGATgaggtattaaatattttaatgtccGGATTTTTAAGAGGTGGAGTAGGTTTTTTAAAAGGTACTGGAGAAATTATAAAAGGAAATTCTAGTGTAAATCGAGAAGTCAGAGTTGGAGTCACGCAT GCATATGTTGTCTTTGTTCAAATGTTGGGAGGTTCCTGGCTCGAACGTAATATCGGTGCATTAATTGCACATGTACTCGAACTTGTGACAAATCCAAAGGCAGCAAGCTCGCACGTTGATGCTGTCTATTCCAGAAAATGTGTAAACTTTATATTACATGGTACTATTGGTAAATTATTGGGTGAAGGAGCTCAAGCTGCTGCGTGTAAAGAAATAGCACATATTATCTTAAAACAAATGAACTCTATTG attttagTCCAGAAAATGCCAAGGATTGtaatcaagaaactttatttagtCAACATTTACTCGTCTGCGCTTTgcaggaaatgggaaatttgattCTAGGATTGGGTACAACAGCTTGTAATTTATTATCTGATCAATCTTTAA GTTTAATTGACACAATTATGGCTGTCTTGATTCATCCGTGTCAAGCAGCTAGACTTGCCGCTTCCTGGTGTTTGCGTTGCATTTGTGTAGCAGTTCCAAGCCAAATAACACCTCTGATTGATCGCTGTGTAGATGGTATCGAAAATATGCGTAGTTCACCGGAAGCAATAGCTGGATATAGTAGTGCTTTAGCTGCAGTTCTTGGTAGTGTTCGTTTGTCACCTCTTGGTGTACCCCACACGAAAGgaaaa ATTATTTTCAATACCGCAGAAGAGCTTTTAAGAAGTGCAAGTCAAAATAGTCGTTTATCATTAAACAGGACACATGCCGGATGGCTTTTAATTGGAGCTATAATGACTCTTG GTACAGCAGTAGTAAAAGGACTATTACCTAGAATGTTATTATTATGGAGAAATTCTTTCCCTCGGTCAAACAAAGAACTTGAAAGCGAAAAAGCTAGAGGTGATGCGTTCACTTGGCAAGTAACTTTAGAAGGTCGAGCAGGTGCATTATCTGCTATGCACAGTTTTCTACTGCATTGTCCAGAACTTTTAAACGATGACATTACAAGACGACTTCTAACACCAATCGAGTCAGCGTTGGCAATGTTAACGAA TTTGTCACCTGTACTAAAAAATTATGGACAACAATTGAAAGCTCCAGCTGCGATGGTTCGTTTACGTTTGTACGAAACATTGTTGTTGTTGCCGCCGCAAACTTTTGAAG GTTCTTACACACATCTCTTAAGAATGTTGGTATCTGAATTTACATTGACTGAAAATCCTGGAAATACTACTACTTCATTATTACGTGCAGTTTGTCATGCTAATGATTCTGTAATTCTTGGTACATGGTTGCAAGAAACTGATCACCGTACAATAGAAGATCAA ATGGAACCAAACAGAAGGGCAGATTTGGAACAT TTACAGCCAAACAGTGCTGCAGGATCTGGAGCTCTGGAACACAATCCGTGTTGCCTCTACAGACCAGTACCACAA GATGAAATAATTCCTGGTCCTTTACCTTTGGGTGTTGCTGTGATTGATTTGTCTGTGTCATTGTTTGGTCAAATTTTCCCACGCGTGGCAAACAAACATAGATTACAGATGTTAGATCATTTCAGTGAATGTATAAAGCATACAAAATCTGGTAGACAGGAAGCAATTCAGATGAATGTTTTTACAGCTGTGCTAAGTGGGTTAAAAGGTCTTAATGAAGCTAAAACTGGATTTGGTCAAGAAGATGTTAAGAAATCGGCAAccaatttaattatt AGTGCTTTAGTAAGCAGCAATTCAATATTAAGGTGGGCAGCTGGAGAAGCTGTTGGAAGAATGGCCCAAGTTATTTCAGATCCAAAATTTACGGCAGAGTTGGCACAAACAAGTTTTGATCGTTTGAAGTCTGCTCGTGATGTTGCTAGTAGAACTGGTCATTCTTTAGCGTTAGGATGCCTCCATAAATACGTAGGTGGAATGGGATCTAGTCAACATCTAAACACAAGTGTCAGTATCCTACTTGCTCTTGCACAAGATAATTCGTCTCCTGTAGTACAA GTATGGGCATTACATGCTCTTGCACTGATTGCTGATTCTGGTGGACCAATGTTTCGAGGCTATGTTGAACCTACATTATCATTAGCATTAACTCTTCTACTCAATGTTCCTCATTCTTATATCGATGTACATCAATGTATAGGAAAAGTATTATCAGCTCTTATTACAACTATAGGACCAGAATTACAAG GTAACACTTCGACAATTTGTATGGCACGATCATCATTCTTATGTGCCTGTGCTATCATGCAAGATCATCAGGATCCTCTAGTACAAGCAGAAGCCACAGGATGTCTCCAACAGTTACATTTATTTGCACCTAGACACGTTAATTTGTCTTCTCTTGTTCCTACATTATGC CGAACATTATCAAGCAATCATTTGCTTTTACGTAAAGCCGCCATATCTTGTCTTCGACAACTTGCTCAACGAGAAGCAAAAGAGGTGTGCGAACATGCGATGACATTGGCTAATGAAAGTCGAGATACGAATGTGGTAGAGGGTCTTGTTATAACAGAAACTGGGCTTCCAGGCGTCTTATTTAGTATGCTAGATACCGAAACTGATAGCAAGTTAATTAAAGATATTCATGATACATTAACCAGTATGCTGCAGATTTTAGCAGCAGATAATTTATCTCAATGGTTATCTTTGTGTAAAGATGTTCTTACAATAGCTTCAG AAACATGTAATAACGAAGAAGGTAATACCATCAACGTTGAAGATGGTACTGCGGATAATGATAATACCGATACAGAAGGAGACGATGATCAAGCTGAATTTCATGCTGATGAATCTTCTAAACAACGAGCAACAATCACACCGCGATGGCCAACTAGAGTTTTTGCAGCACAGTGTGTTAGAAGGATTGTAGCTGCTTgtgtaaataataaacaaacacATTTCGATCTTTCTTTAGCAAAGGAGATGCTGATTACTAAAGGAAAAA atgATTTCCTGGTATTGCATCTTTCCGACTTAGTACGAATGGCATTTATGGCCGCGACGAGTGATTGTGATCCTTTACGACTTGAAGGTTTAAAGACATTACAAGAAATTATTGATAAGTTTGCCAAAGTTCCTGAACCAGAATTTCCTGGACATCTGTTACTCGAGCAGTTCCAAGCAcaa GTCGGAGCTGCACTGAGGCCTGCATTTGCCGCAGAAACAGCATCGCATGTTACAGCTGCAGCTTGTGAAGCTTGCAGTGCTTGGATTGGAAGTGGGGTTGCTAGAGATCTTAATGATCTTCGTAGAGTACATCAACTTCTTGTATCTTCTTTAGAAAAATTAAGAGAAGGACATACAAGGCCGCAACTGTATAATGAAAGTTTGTTAACGCTTGAAAGATTAGCAATTTTGAAAGCTTGGGCAGAA GTATATGTAGTTGCCATGATTAAAGATGGTTCTGCGTTAAATAGTAAAGAAACATTCAATCAAAGCCCAACCCAAATCGAAGAGGGAAACGTCGAAGATTTTGGACAATTTGAATTCCAAACTGAAAGTTTGTTGAGTTTAGTGCAACCAGAATTGCTCAGTTTAAGTCAGTACTGGTTAGCTGCTCTGAGAGATCATGCATTACTTTCGTTACCACCAG AATTTTCCAGTCAATTACCACACGACGGAGGTGCTTTCTACACAACAGATACGATGGAATCTGCTCGACCTCATTATGCAGAATCGTGGGCACCAATTTTGCATGCTGCAACACTCTGGCTTAATGCAAAAGGATTTGGGTTAGAAGAAACTACCAATGAAGTACAATTATCAAATACgtcgaataataataataataataataatagtgacgTCTCTACTAAAACTAATACTAATGTTGAACGTTTCCACTTATTATTTG GTATATGTATGGAGGCTTTATGCAGCCCACGAGCTTCAGAATCTACTCAAAACATTGAAACATGTTTAAATGCTTTATATACTTTGTTAGATTCTTCTTGGGCACGTAAAGTTTTGATGACAGATCGTTCATTACCAATTGAATTGTGTAACGTTCTTCACAG GATGCTTTTAACCAGAGAAAGTTATGTAATTCAGATGATAGTAATGGAAGTTTTAAAACAAGTAATGAAAGCAGCACAGGAAAATTTAGCTGAGAGAAAGAAAGCCAAACTAAAAG AAATAGTACCAGCGCACGAAGAAAGTAATGAAACCCAGGAAGTAGATCTGCTGGGAGAAGGAGAAGACAGTGGCGAGCTTGTTCCGGGCAAATCATTAGTATTTGCTATTTTGGAAGTATGTTTGTGTCTTTTGGTTCGACAAATTCCAGCATTGAATCCTAATCCTGGTGGAACAACAGCAATTTTATCTCAGAAAGGATATATACCATCTGAGGAAAGTGGGAAACTTATAGCAGCTGCACTCAATACAATGGAGTCTCTTCCTACTTTATGCTCCCCTCAGG GAGCAATAGCAATTTTACCAACTTTGCTGTATTTGGCAACTGGAGTAATTAAAGAAACTGCAATACGCACCGACAATGAATGCAACAAAATATCATCAGATGCACCAGTGCATGCGGCTTTGCATTGTATAAAAAGTcttagtataaataaatttgcaaaagatCATAGAAGTCAGGAACAATGGACAAGTCTTTTACAAAGCGCTCTTGCTAAAATCATTGATCTGGCTAAAACAG GAAATGACGAAACGAAAATGGACGAAGTAACAATGATGTTAGCTATTGCAGTGTTTGTTCTTCATGCTACACAAGAAGTTGTAAGTGCACCGAATCTTCAGTTCCCATGTATCAATCATTTTCGACATGCTTTCCAATCAGAAAATATAATG GTCAAATTAAAATGTGTTCAAACATtaagaacaatatttttacaTCCGGAACGCGTAATAAGTACTCCTTATATTCATGCATTAGCTCCGAGATTAGTCGAATATCTGTACAGTGACAAAAGCAAACAAGTTACAAATGATTTAGAGTTATCTTTTACTTTGGAATGTGTCAGCACTGTTGAAGCTCTCATTGGACTTGCGGATCTTTCAAACC GCATACAGATGTTAACTCTACTCGTGCCAATCCTAATCAATTATTTATTGGAAGGAGAACAACTTCAGCATGCTTCTAAATATCAATTAAGTCTCCATCAACAGAGTTTTCAATGGCTGAATAAAATAGGACCAAAATATCCTCAG GAATTTAAAACGTTAATGTCACAGTCTACAGAATTGAAAACCAAATTAGAAAATGCTGTTAGATCTACTCATCAACAAGCACAAAGACATAACCGACCAGTAGATTTAGTAAAACCACAAATTAAGATCTCTACACCATCTATCAAGCTAAAAACagatttttcaaacttcaattAA